The Branchiostoma floridae strain S238N-H82 chromosome 17, Bfl_VNyyK, whole genome shotgun sequence genome has a window encoding:
- the LOC118405030 gene encoding uncharacterized protein LOC118405030 — MASCAGDCACVDRDLLVVKAIFFLFYSGTSCIYPYLTVYMQQQGLLASQIGVIKSGGKFISVFIRPALGSIADITGRAKTVAVLTVGVASALLFSVLFIPPVPAREQRHLAEANRSDTGDTQSWFSLTFWLFFWILFVSHGVLWGSVFQVEAATYQIIKKNQRGEFGRQRLFGSVGYALFGFLSGVAMDLYTHQTRPANPGNGTSPHIPGKEIDYSVAFYMFLAFMVLSVVCLLALTDWSPARKGQSKGFLKNLGRLLSQHHLIIVLFAVLLLGACDGASGTFLFLHLKNLGASQTVLGTYLFVKKAAEIPIYVISGWIIKKLGHEVVIGGGFIVYGLRFLLYSFVSNPWWAVAIDTLNSYQAVTTVAITQYASISAGDELQTVAQAIVATTFFSIGELFILFPSLKYLRENGVIIISWRFCSQMIVSTGDPLGDLIGGQVFDLYGAVVLFRAFAVSCLIGCLLFYLLYVCNGKKEKSTEGDLHPVEGNDTKDSLAPSGEDVTKMAALEPGAFLRGGSLSNRAGENIGHISLVRPQDQSE; from the exons ATGGCGTCCTGTGCAGGTGACTGCGCATGCGTGGATCGAGACCTCCTGGTCGTCAAGGCGATCTTCTTCCTGTTTTATTCTG GTACGTCATGTATCTACCCATACCTCACCGTGTACATGCAACAGCAGGGACTGCTTGCGTCTCAGATCGGCGTCATTAAGTCTGGCGGGAAATTCATATCCGTTTTTATCAGGCCAGCCCTCGGCAGCATTGCAGACATAACTGGAAG GGCAAAAACTGTAGCTGTGTTGACGGTAGGAGTGGCTTCCGCTCTGCTCTTCTCAGTGTTGTTCATCCCGCCAGTACCCGCCCGGGAGCAGAgacacttagcggaagcgaACAGAAGCGACACAGGCGACACACAGTCTTGGTTCTCCCTCACCTTCTGGCTATTCTTTTGGATTCTGTTCGTCTCTCACGGCGTGCTGTGGGGCTCTGTTTTCCAG GTGGAGGCAGCAACGTATCAAATCATCAAGAAAAACCAAAGAGGTGAATTTGGACGACAGCGGCTATTTGGATCCGTGGGATACGCGCTTTTTGGTTTCCTGTCTGGCGTCGCCATGGATTTGTACACCCATCAGACGAGACCAGCGAACCCTGGGAACGGTACGAGTCCACACATCCCTGGGAAGGAGATTGACTATTCTGTGGCGTTCTACATGTTCCTGGCCTTCATGGTTTTATCTGTGGTTTGTTTACTGGCGTTAACAGACTGGAGCCCCGCCCGTAAGGGGCAGTCCAAAGGATTCCTGAAAAACTTGGGCAGACTGCTGTCTCAACATCATCTCATCATTGTCCTGTTTGCCGTTCTTCTCCTCGGTGCCTGTGACGGCGCGAGCGGTACCTTCCTGTTCCTCCATCTGAAGAACCTGGGTGCCAGCCAGACTGTCCTTGGTACATACCTGTTCGTCAAGAAAGCGGCGGAAATACCGATCTACGTCATTTCCGGCTGGATCATCAAGAAGCTCGGACACGAGGTGGTGATAGGAGGCGGTTTTATAGTCTACGGTCTCAGGTTTTTACTCTACTCGTTTGTGAGCAATCCGTGGTGGGCAGTAGCGATAGACACACTCAACAGCTACCAAGCGGTGACGACAGTAGCCATCACACAATATGCCAGCATCTCTGCCGGGGATGAGCTACAGACAGTCGCTCAAGCGATTGTGGCGACAACGTTCTTCTCAATTGGTGAGCTTTTTATTCTATTTCCGTCATTGAAGTACCTTCGTGAAAACGGAGTCATTATAATCAGTTGGCGTTTTTGT TCGCAAATGATTGTATCTACAGGGGATCCTCTGGGGGACCTGATCGGCGGCCAAGTATTTGACCTGTACGGCGCCGTGGTGCTGTTCAGGGCCTTCGCTGTGTCCTGTCTGATCGGATGCCTCCTGTTCTACCTGCTGTACGTGTGCAATGGGAAGAAAGAGAAGTCCACAG AAGGAGACTTGCATCCCGTGGAAGGAAACGACACGAAAGATAGTTTAGCGCCAAGCGGTGAGGATgtgaccaagatggcggccctgGAACCGGGCGCGTTCCTCAGGGGAGGGAGTCTGAGCAACAGAGCTGGGGAAAACATCGGCCACATCAGCCTGGTCAGGCCACAGGATCAGtcggaatga
- the LOC118404086 gene encoding uncharacterized protein LOC118404086, with product MSRAGDRVCQRWDSQSPHSHPHTPQAHPDAGLEENFCRNPDNKERPWCYTTDVHPIYRWAYCDVMECADPTSVNVNVEPCTRNIFRSTLTSCDGMCGTRHLRVESCNCDKNCRVFGDCCKDFEERCSDIAQMTPDHPDKKWKCVPDFYQGTSYWLVADCPDDWTDDVTRQQCLKQVDLFNPSELADRMPVKNVRTTVSYRNIFCAFCNNVSLSEVEPWESTVRCTGLINSSTHHTTPSTQLYHTIVDNHTECLGISNLEFLDQYGKQCLYHEFDSSNVNCDESSCRSYKLFMRGLYKSYKNVHCALCEGLSPAASTKLIPCPFATSNVHGCFPNCISLTNLFNFGDDNDEDNPTHCPPNSVYDPFVDTCRLLKDDHTSQGSANKSVTFQNCSTPALLFTSEEFQALPNGSVHLLSANVTCAAEQVAIQNTAALVCGECILQYFSNDTRGGTTDNPWEADQGYLTLGLVVVSAVAAVAFVVYSRRPEQWKKMGGKLKVQVVLCMTTAESLFVGRVLIPEGPACTGFAILLHYLLLSAFTSMNALSLDLFLTFRQESERASLRKYILYTWLVPVLVVGLTAFVDFCPCSDVRVGYGQQACWIGSPTGSLIVFGAPVLCALLINLGLIIHTLLAIRKSFHIADAALVRSNSSKAWVYLRISFMTGFTWIIGFIVPYAHSRALEYIFIVLNASQGLLLTLLLTLTSDVVLTWMSKFRERFRPGKPGQDAGRPTTTAAGNQQSSVRGTETTATGTDPAVDIPMTVLVCKTDATAPEANPATGIPKMGRILVSKSEATAPETDLATCIHKMGRILVRKTEAKAPETNPSTDIPMTDLVGKTEATAPETNPSTDIPMADLVGKTEATAPETNPSTDIPMADLVGKTEATAPETNPTTDIPMTDLVGKTEATAPETNPSTDIPMADLVGKTEATAPETNPSTDIPMADLVGKTEATAPETNTATDVPMTDLVGKTEATAPETNPSTDIPMTDLVGKTEATAPETNTATDIPMADLVGKTEATAPETNPSTDIPMTDLVGKTEATAPETNTAN from the exons ATGAGCAG ggcaggagaccgggtgtgtcagagatgggactcccagtccccccacagccatccccacacaccacaggctcatCCTGATGCAGGCCTGGAGGAGAACTTCTGCCGTAACCCTGACAACAAGGAGCGgccctggtgctacaccacggacgTGCACCCGATATATAGGTGGGCCTACTGCGATGTGATGGAATGTGCAG ATCCAACGTCTGTGAACGTCAACGTAGAACCATGTACACGCAATATTTTCCGATCCACGCTTACTTCATGTGACGGAATGTGTGGGACGCGTCATCTACGAGTTGAGAGTTGCAACTGTGACAAGAATTGTCGCGTTTTCGGGGATTGCTGTAAAGACTTTGA AGAACGGTGCAGCGACATCGCTCAGATGACCCCCGATCACCCCGACAAAAAGTGGAAGTGTGTGCCAGACTTCTACCAAGGGACATCCTATTGGTTGGTTGCTGACTGTCCAGACGACTGGACAGATGACGTTACAAGACAACAGTGTTTGAAACAGGTGGATCTCTTCAACCCGAGCGAACTTGCCGACCGAATGCCTGTTAAGAATGTACGAACAACTGTCTCTTATAGAAACATATTCTGTGCTTTCTGTAACAATGTGTCTTTGTCTGAAGTAGAACCTTGGGAGTCTACAGTTAGGTGCACTGGCCTGATAAACTCTTCTACACATCATACCACTCCAAGTACACAACTGTACCACACCATTGTTGACAATCACACGGAATGCCTTGGTATCAGCAACTTAGAATTTCTAGACCAGTATGGTAAACAATGCCTTTACCACGAGTTTGATTCGTCCAATGTTAACTGTGATGAATCTTCCTGCAGGTCCTACAAGCTCTTTATGAGGGGTTTGTATAAGTCTTACAAAAACGTACACTGTGCTCTGTGCGAAGGGTTGTCTCCTGCTGCAAGTACAAAGTTGATACCGTGTCCATTTGCCACCAGCAACGTGCATGGCTGTTTCCCAAACTGTATTTCATTGACTAATCTCTTCAACTTTGGTGATGATAACGATGAAGACAACCCTACGCATTGTCCTCCAAACAGTGTATACGACCCATTTGTTGACACATGTAGGCTTCTCAAGGATGACCACACAAGTCAAGGCTCAGCAAATAAAAGTGTGACCTTCCAAAACTGCAGCACCCCGGCTTTGCTTTTCACGTCTGAAGAGTTCCAAGCTCTACCTAACGGTAGTGTCCATCTCTTGAGTGCAAACGTGACATGCGCTGCTGAGCAGGTGGCCATCCAGAACACAGCGGCGTTGGTGTGTGGGGAGTGTATACTGCAGTATTTCTCCAATGACACGCGTGGAGGAACAACAGACAACCCTTGGGAAGCCGACCAGGGTTACTTGACACTAGGCCTCGTGGTCGTGTCGGCTGTAGCGGCGGTCGCTTTCGTTGTGTATTCCAGGCGGCCCGAACAGTGGAAGAAAATGGGTGGGAAGCTGAAAGTTCAGGTGGTCCTATGCATGACAACTGCAGAGTCACTATTCGTGGGGCGAGTGCTCATACCCGAAGGACCGGCGTGTACTGGTTTTGCTATACTCCTCCACTACCTCCTGCTGTCTGCGTTCACTTCAATGAACGCGCTATCTTTGGACCTCTTTCTGACGTTTCGCCAAGAGTCCGAAAGAGCTTCGCTGCGCAAGTACATCCTGTACACGTGGCTGGTGCCGGTGCTGGTCGTCGGCTTGACGGCGTTTGTGGATTTCTGTCCCTGCAGTGATGTCAGGGTGGGGTACGGACAGCAGGCTTGCTGGATAGGTAGCCCCACGGGAAGCTTGATCGTTTTTGGCGCCCCAGTCCTCTGTGCTCTTCTGATAAACCTCGGCCTCATCATCCACACTTTGTTGGCCATACGGAAGTCGTTCCATATAGCGGACGCTGCGCTGGTTCGCTCGAACAGCAGCAAGGCTTGGGTGTACCTGCGTATCTCATTTATGACCGGGTTCACTTGGATAATCGGCTTCATTGTGCCGTACGCGCACAGCAGGGCTCTAGAGTACATCTTCATCGTGCTGAACGCCTCCCAGGGCCTTCTGCTGACGCTGCTGCTCACGCTGACATCAGATGTGGTGCTGACGTGGATGTCAAAGTTCAGAGAGCGCTTCCGTCCGGGTAAACCTGGTCAGGACGCCGGTAGGCCCACCACTACCGCCGCCGGTAATCAACAGAGCTCTGTCCGGGGTACTGAAACCACGGCAACTGGCACCGACCCGGCTGTAGACATACCCATGACAGTTCTAGTCTGTAAAACTGACGCTACGGCACCTGAAGCTAACCCTGCTACAGGCATACCCAAGATGGGTCGAATTCTGGTCAGTAAATCCGAAGCCACGGCACCGGAAACTGACCTTGCTACTTGCATACACAAGATGGGTCGAATTCTGGTCCGTAAAACTGAAGCCAAGGCACCAGAAACTAACCCTAGTACAGACATACCCATGACAGATCTGGTAGGTAAAACTGAAGCCACGGCACCAGAAACTAACCCTAGTACAGACATACCCATGGCAGATCTGGTAGGTAAAACTGAAGCCACGGCACCAGAAACTAACCCTAGTACAGACATACCCATGGCAGATCTGGTAGGTAAAACTGAAGCCACGGCACCAGAAACTAACCCTACTACAGACATACCCATGACAGATCTGGTAGGTAAAACTGAAGCCACGGCACCAGAAACTAACCCTAGTACAGACATACCCATGGCAGATCTGGTAGGTAAAACTGAAGCCACGGCACCAGAAACTAACCCTAGTACAGACATACCCATGGCAGATCTGGTAGGTAAAACTGAAGCCACGGCACCAGAAACTAACACTGCTACAGACGTACCCATGACAGATCTGGTAGGTAAAACTGAAGCCACGGCACCAGAAACTAACCCTAGTACAGACATACCCATGACAGATCTGGTAGGTAAAACTGAAGCCACGGCACCAGAAACTAACACTGCTACAGACATACCCATGGCAGATCTGGTAGGTAAAACTGAAGCCACGGCACCAGAAACTAACCCTAGTACAGACATACCCATGACAGATCTGGTAGGTAAAACTGAAGCCACGGCACCAGAAACTAACACTGCTAACTAA
- the LOC118404848 gene encoding uncharacterized protein LOC118404848, which produces MIVSTGDPLGDLVGGQVFDQYGAVVLFRAFAVSCLIGCFLFYLLYVCNGEKEKTTEGDPHPEEEKERKATLAPGDEDVTKMAALEPGAFLRGGSLSNRAGENIGHISLVRPQDQSE; this is translated from the exons ATGATTGTATCTACAGGGGACCCTCTGGGGGACCTGGTCGGCGGACAAGTTTTCGACCAGTACGGCGCCGTGGTGCTGTTCAGGGCCTTCGCTGTGTCCTGTCTGATCGGATGCTTCCTGTTCTACCTGCTGTATGTGTGCAATGGGGAAAAAGAGAAGACCACAG AAGGAGACCCGCACCCCGAGGAGGAAAAGGAGAGGAAAGCGACTTTGGCACCAGGCGACGAGGATgtgaccaagatggcggccctgGAACCGGGCGCGTTCCTCAGGGGAGGGAGTCTGAGTAACAGAGCTGGAGAAAACATCGGCCACATCAGCCTGGTCAGGCCACAGGATCAGtcggaatga
- the LOC118404110 gene encoding gibberellic acid methyltransferase 2-like, translated as MENAKPMVMAAINSMEIDPTQVFNIVDYGSADGGTSMPLFYQVIKKLRQRYDDSPPIHVTYEDLPVADFKSLFMRLHGLLPMSDNHSYLKDFPNVYVGACGTSFFDQCFTDRFVNFGFSSTAMHWLSRGPCPLPDAVFHMVSSCGEAKEQFSKLAAQDWETILLKRARELAPGGRMVIVNCTTDESGYYGGGRWTSGKVNICQNMSSLWHNFAQRGQITKEEFVNTNIFAYWRSQDEMQAPFVNENSRVRKAGLTLVSLETKLTPCAFQARWRKEGGDARQHAKQFVNMCRSWSYHAFHTGLSNKRTEEEKAAILESFFKEYEDEVAAAPEKHDMEVMSCFLHIKRG; from the exons ATGGAAAACGCCAAACCAATGGTCATGGCTGCCATCAATTCCATGGAGATCGATCCGACACAAGTCTTCAACATCGTGGACTATGGGTCAGCTGATGGGGGGACATCGATGCCACTCTTCTACCAG GTCATCAAGAAGTTACGTCAAAGGTACGACGACTCTCCTCCGATCCACGTGACATATGAGGACCTACCAGTGGCAGACTTCAAGTCGCTGTTCATGAGGTTGCATGGTCTGCTACCAATGTCGGACAACCATAGCTACCTGAAGGACTTTCCCAACGTTTATGTCGGTGCATGTGGTACTTCATTCTTTGACCAA TGTTTCACCGATAGGTTCGTCAACTTTGGGTTCTCTTCCACCGCGATGCACTGGTTAAGCCGGGGGCCCTGTCCTCTTCCCGACGCTGTGTTCCACATGGTGAGCAGCTGTGGAGAGGCGAAGGAACAGTTCTCCAAACTGGCAGCTCAGGACTGGGAGACTATCCTGCTGAAGAGAGCAAGAGAGCTGGCACCAG GCGGCCGTATGGTAATAGTAAACTGCACTACTGACGAAAGTGGCTACTATGGAGGCGGCAGATGGACGTCTGGAAAGGTCAACATATGCCAAAATATGTCGTCTTTATGGCATAATTTCGCACAGCGTGGACAAATAACAAAG GAAGAGTTCGTCAACACCAACATATTTGCATACTGGCGATCGCAAGATGAGATGCAGGCCCCCTTCGTCAACGAAAACTCACGAGTTCGGAAGGCTGGATTGACATTGGTGTCTCTGGAGACAAAG CTCACTCCATGTGCCTTCCAAGCTCGCTGGCGGAAGGAGGGAGGGGACGCGCGCCAACACGCCAAACAGTTTGTGAACATGTGTCGTAGCTGGAGTTACCACGCCTTCCACACAG GACTTTCAAACAAACGTACTGAGGAAGAAAAAGCGGCGATTCTGGAGTCTTTCTTTAAGGAATACGAGGACGAAGTTGCAGCAGCTCCAGAGAAACACGACATGGAGGTCATGAGTTGTTTCTTACACATCAAAAGAGGCTAA